A stretch of Dama dama isolate Ldn47 chromosome 22, ASM3311817v1, whole genome shotgun sequence DNA encodes these proteins:
- the WBP2NL gene encoding postacrosomal sheath WW domain-binding protein: MAVNQSHTESRRGALIPSGESVLKQCEDVDLCFLQKPVESYLFNGTKKGTLFLTSYRVVFVTSHLVNDPMLSFMMPFGLMGDCTIEQPIFAPNYIKGTIQAAPGGGWEGQAVFKLSFRKGGAIEFAQLMVKAASAAARGIPLGSVNYWFDTSGLYIITVPGAAVCSPQTSCPAYPVVIYGPPPPGYGVQPGEYGTPPEGYGAQPGGYGAPPVGYGAPPGGYGAPPGGYGALPGGYGAPSAGYGALSVGNEALPPAYEAPYAGNTAASHRSVAAQQETSLPSTSSSQVHLPPSQS, translated from the exons TGTCTTGAAGCAGTGTGAGGATGTGGACCTCTGCTTCCTACAGAAACCAGTGGAATCCTATCTCTTTAATGGTACAAAGAAAGGAACGTTGTTTCTCACTTCATACCGg gtGGTCTTCGTGACATCACACTTAGTCAATGACCCCATGCTTTCCTTTATGATGCCGTTTGGCCTGATGGGTGACTGCACCATTGAACAACCAATTTTTGCCCCCAACTACATTAAAGGAACCATTCAGGCAGCTCCGGGTG GTGGCTGGGAAGGACAAGCTGTTTTTAAGTTATCCTTCAGGAAAGGAGGCGCCATCGAATTTGCCCAACTGATGGTAAAAGCTGCCTCTGCTG CTGCCAGAGGAATTCCACTTGGAAGTGTAAATTACTGGTTTGACACTTCAGGACTGTACATAATTACTGTCCCAGGGGCTGCAGTGTGCTCCCCACAGACATCTTGTCCAG catATCCAGTTGTGATCTATGGACCCCCACCACCAGGATATGGAGTCCAACCAGGGGAATATGGAACTCCACCAGAAGGATATGGAGCCCAACCAGGGGGATATGGAGCCCCACCTGTGGGATATGGAGCCCCACCTGGGGGATATGGAGCCCCTCCTGGGGGATATGGTGCCTTACCTGGGGGATATGGAGCCCCATCTGCAGGATATGGAGCCCTATCAGTTGGAAATGAAGCCCTACCACCAGCATATGAAGCTCCATATGCTGGAAATACAGCTGCCTCTCACAGATCTGTGGCAGCTCAGCAGGAGACTTCTCTTCCCTCTACCTCATCTTCTCAGGTCCATTTACCACCTTCTCAGAGTTAA